The genomic region TCGAGATAGACGCCGAGAACAATGCGGCAGTCGTCTGGATGAAGTGTCGTCTTGTCAGCATATAGATTGCTCCGTTCACGCATTGGACGGCAAACCGAACCTTACCCCGAACGCAGTGTTGTTCGCCCGGGAAAGAGTGAGGCGTTATTGGCAACTTGCTCCATGGTGCCGTTCTATGTCGGTGGCTTAACTCCTAAAGCTACTAGAGGTTCAAGAGAAATTTTGATGCCAGACGATCTCGGTAATACTTCGGGCCCGTTCGTTTCTTTATCAGTCTAAGCGCTGTCACGATCTGTGGGGTGAAACCAGGCTACTGCCACGATGCCGGGCCTCGTCTTGATCTTCGCTTCAATTGTGATCCTTAACTCGCTATGCCGAGCAGTTAAATTGAGCGCTTTCAATAATGGGTCTTTTCAACACGTTTGGCAGCAAGCCCCATATAAAATTTTGCCTCACGCGGAAGTGGTCGTGATGACGTGCATTGGGATATTATCGTTCACGCTTCGCGATAATTGTCACAAGCCCCAACACCTTCTGCGACCACATCAAGCAGGGCGTCTACATCATTTAAAAGAGCTGCTATGCGCGGACTGCTGATCCGGTAGCGAATGAAGCGCCCATCGCGGTCGCTGGCGACAAGTCCGCAATCCAGAAGGCATCGCAAATGATTTGACACGTTGGGCTGCGATAGCCCTGTGCGTTTGACGATCTCGTGAACAACCAACGGTCCTTCACACAGCACGCCCAGTATCGCCAGCCGGCTCGGGTCGGCAAGACCGCGAAAGAGCTTTGCCCTACGCTCGATGCCAGCGGCCGCAGCATTGCGGTCGGCGAAGACTTGCATCATATCACTCCTTGCTGATATGTTTGAACTTGATCCACTTTAGCAGGAGTATTGCACCGATGGCCAACACCGAAAGCACCGGATCGACAGCAGATACGTCGACCGTCCGTTACCGGGTTTCCGGAATGGATTGCGCCAAGGATGCCGCCCAGATCGAGCGGGCGGCGCAGTCTGCGGGTGTCGCGCCCGACGCAGTGAAAGTATCAGCGGCGACCCATATCATGACTCTGAAAGTCCCTGAAGCAAGCCTGCCGGAGATTGAAAAAGCCGTTGAGACAACGGGATATGGGTTCGACCGCAGCGAGAGCGACGAGGACCTTCAGCAAAGTGCGGCCCATCAGGACCCGGGCTACCGCCGCGCGCTCTGGATCGTCGTGATTCTAAATGTCGGTTACGGCGTTCTGGAAATGATTGGTGGGTTTATTGCCGGGTCACAGGCGGTGAAGGCCGACGCGCTGGATTTCATCGGCGATGGCGCGATCACCTTCCTCGGCCTGCTGGCCATCGGTTGGAGTCTTCTCTGGCGGGCGCGGTCGGCCCTGATCCAAGGCATCTTCCTTGCCCTGCTCGGTCTTGGCGTCTTTGGGACAACCATCATGCGGGCATTCGAGCCGACAACCCCAGACGCCACGCTGATGGGGCTTCTGGGCCTGATTGCTCTTGTGATCAATGTCATCTCCGTGCTGCCGTTGCTGCATTACCGGAAGGGGGACGCGAACATGCGTGCCGTCTGGCTGTTCTCGCGCAACGACGCCATTGGCAATGCGGCAGTCGTTGTCGCGGCCGGTCTGGTGGTTTGGCTGGGTAGCGCGTGGCCCGACCTCATTGTCGCCTTCGGCATCGCCGGGTTATTCCTGCATTCTTCCTGGTCGATCATCCGCGACGCGCGGTCCGATCTGAAGGCGGCGGCATGAACAACCGCGTTCTGGGTGGGCTCTGTGCGATTGCAGCTTTCGGTTTCGATCAGGGCACCAAGGCGCTTGCCCTGAACACCCCGGCGCTTGAACATGGGGTCGAGGTTCTGCCCTTTCTCAATCTCGTGCGGGTTTTGAACGATGGGGTCAGCTTCGGTATGCTCGGCGGGGTCGTACCCTGGTGGGGCCTGGTCGCACTTGCTGCCGTGGTCGTGGCATGGCTGCTGATCTGGCTATGGAAGGCTCCGGACGGGCTGACAGGTGCGGCGCTCGGTCTGATCATCGGAGGCGCGCTTGGCAATATCCTTGATCGTCTGCGCTATCAGGCCGTCCCTGACTTTCTCGACTTCCATTACGGGTCATACCACTGGCCGTCCTTCAACTTGGCTGACGTGGCGATCTTTTGTGGGGCAGCATTGCTGTTCTGGGACAGCTTTCGCACCTCGAAAGTCAGGCCGGAAAATCGGGAACAAGACAATCGCAAGGGAGATGTCACGGGGGGATAACAGCTAACAGGCAAAGAACTTTGGGAGGGAATTCGGCTTGAGATTTTTGGATTGGATTGACCGTGGCATTCGCGGCATCGGCGTCGTGACTGCGTGGCTGACAGTTGTTTCGATTGCTGCTTATGGCGCGCTTCAGATGCTGGATCGCAAGCTACAACTTGGCGTGTCGAGCTATTTGCCGGACCTGTCCACGTCACTGCTGTTCATCCTAATTTTCTTGACCTTTGGGTATACCTATCTGCGCGACGGTCACGTGCGCGTTGATGTTCTTCGCAGACATTGGTCCGCCCGCCGCATTGCTTGGATCGAACTGATTGGCGGCCTTTTTATCCTTCTGCCGCTCGCCGCCATCCTGACCTACTACGGATGGGACGGTTTGATGCGCACCACGAAATACGCGGAAACCCAGTTGTGGGCACAACGCATTGCCGGGGTCATCGGCCCCATCCTGCTGGCTCTTGCCGGGATGATCGTAGCCCTTCGCAACATCGCCTTTCTGACAGGGAGACGTGCGCAAGGTGCACCGGAACAAGCAAGCGGCCTGCACAATGGTGAATGAGGTCCTCACGGTTGCCATGCTTGTCGTGATGGCGATTGGGGTTTTCAGTGGCTTTCCGGTGGCGCTGGTGCTCGCGGGGACAGGCTTCTTGGGGTTTGTCGCTGCGGTTTGGGTGGGGATCACTGATTTTCAGCATCTGGGGCTGATCTACCTGCGGGCCCGTGGTGTACTGACCAATGAATCAGTCCAATTCACCAGCGTTCCAATGTTGATTTTTCTTGGCCTGATCCTGAATGCCAGCGGGATTGCCGAAACCATGTTTCGCTTGCTGGGGCGTCTTCTGACAGGCGTTCCCGGTCGCTACGCCATTGCGACTTTGCTGATCGGCCTCGTTCTTGCGCCCGCCGCCGGGGTGATCGGTGCTTCCGTCATAACTGTGGCGTTGGTGGCCTATGCCCCGATGATGGCGTCGGGCTACGCACCGCGAACCGCAGGAGGCGCTGTCGCAGCTTCTGGAGCATTGGGTGTCGTGTTCCCGCCAGCCGTGATGCTGTTCTTCATCTCGAACGTGTTCTATCTGCGCATCGGATTGATGTATGTGGCCCTCATCGTACCTGTGCTTCTGATGGTCATGGCCTTCGCGGTCTACTTTGCGGTCACGTTGAGAAAAACGGTCGAAATCCCGCTGGACACACCCAAGACCAATCTTGTGTCAGACCTCTTGTTTGTACTCGCGTCTGTCGCGGTCATCGCATCCATTTCGCTCAGCATCATTCTGGGCTTTGCGACACTAACAGAGGCGGCTGGAGTAGGGGTTTTTGGCGCGCTATTGGTCGCGCTGGCGCGAAAGCGCTTGTCTTTCTCATCGTTGAACTCTGTCACAGTGCAGACAAGCACGATGACGTCGATGGTCTTCTTCATCGTATTGGGCGCATCGGTATTCTCGCTCAGTTTCCACCTGGTCGGTGGACCGGACGTCATCTTCGAGTGGATATCCGCATTCGATCTCACCCGGTGGGAACTGTTGGCGATCCTCCTTGGCGTGATCATCATACTTGGGTTTGTTTTTGACTGGATCGAGGTGCTGCTGGTCTTTGTACCCGTACTGATGCCGATTATTTCAGATCTCGACTTCGCAGATCACGTCGGCTCTGCCTACTTTGCGCAGATCTGGATCGCTGGCCTGATTGCGTTGGCCTTGCAAACGTCCTTCCTGACGCCTCCCTTCGGCTATGCCCTGTTTTTTGCTAAGATGGCGGCACCGAAGGTATCAACCTATCCGATATCTATCGCGGAGCGGTACCTCTTGTTGCCATTGAGATCGTATTGATCGTGGCGCTGATCTCGTTTCCTCAGCTTATCACTTGGCTCCCCGAAATGGCCCTTGGGGATGCGGATGCGCCGCAGCTGATCCAGCGGTGACAGATGTTATGGGCGCGGACGCCGTGCTTTCCTTCGGAGCGGCACTGCTGTTTCGGCACCGTGCCCGCCCCGCGAACGGCGAGGCAAAAAAGGCCAGAAAAAGAGAATAGAAACAGGAGGATAGCCGATGTCTAGCATGCCATCTGCAACAGGCTTTGACAGCACACTCGCCCTGCTGCGCAACCCGTATGGGTTCATTCGGCAAACTTGCCGCCATCTCGACGCAGACCTCTTCGAAACGCGCATTCTTCTTCACAAGACAATCTGCATGACTGGCGCTGCCGCGGCAGAAGCCTTCTATCGGGAAGAGCAGCTGATCCGCGAAGGCTCGATGCCAAGCCGCATACAAAAGACCCTATTGGGTGAAGGCGGCGTTCAGGGATTGGACGACGCTACCCACCAGCACCGCAAGAAGATGTTCATGTCGATGATGGGGACCGAGCATATAGCCGCGCTTCAGGGCATGTCACTTCACATGCTGGACAACTTTGCGCCGGACTGGGAGGCGAGGAACGAAGTCGTTTTTTACGACGAAGTGCGCGAAATGCTCACGAGAGCCGTTTGCGCCTGGTGTGGGGTTCCGATTCCCGAGGCGGAGGTGGCGACCCGAACGGCGCAGCTTACATCGCTTTTTCAGGACGCCGGTGCCATCGGCCCGAAACATTGGGCCGCGCGACTGGCGCGCCACCGCCTGGAAAAATGGGCAGCACGGATGATCCAACAGGTCCGCGATGGCGAGCTTCAGCCGACGCAGGAAAGCGCCCTTCATTTCATCGCGACATGGCGCGATCTCGACGGGGAGTTGTTGAACCCCAGGGTGGCCGCCGTAGAGTTGCTGAACGTCTTGCGTCCGACCGTGGCGGTGTCTGTATTCATCGTGCAGACGGCGCACGCCCTGTACAGGTACCCAGAATGGCAGGAGAAACTGCGGAACGACGAAGGACTGCTCGAACCCTTCGTTCAGGAGGTCCGCCGCCTCTATCCATTCTTTCCTGCGGTCGCGGCACGAGTCAAAAGTACTTTCGAGTGGCAAGGGTATCGCTTTCCCAAAGGACACCGGGTTCTGCTGGACCTCTATGGTACGAACACCGATCGGCGTTCATGGGATGCGCCACTTGAGTTTCGGCCCGAACGGTTTCGGGGCCGCGCCGAAAACCCCTACGACTTCATTCCACAGGGCGGCGGCAACCACTACACGAACCACCGCTGCCCGGGTGAATGGATCGCGATCAGTCAGATGAAGGCGTTTTGCAGGTATCTTGTGAACGACATCGACTACGATGTGCCGGATCAGGATTTGGAGCTTGACCCAGGAGAGCTGCCATCACTGCCCCAGAACCGGTTCATCATGCGCAACGTCAGGCGTCGGCAGTAGCTTCGGCCTCACCCGGCCCGACCGACCGCGCATCCTTCGTGGCCTCGAACGCCTCCCACGCAACGTAGGGCACGATCAGAAGCGCCGCGACCG from Salipiger abyssi harbors:
- a CDS encoding TRAP transporter small permease subunit translates to MRFLDWIDRGIRGIGVVTAWLTVVSIAAYGALQMLDRKLQLGVSSYLPDLSTSLLFILIFLTFGYTYLRDGHVRVDVLRRHWSARRIAWIELIGGLFILLPLAAILTYYGWDGLMRTTKYAETQLWAQRIAGVIGPILLALAGMIVALRNIAFLTGRRAQGAPEQASGLHNGE
- the lspA gene encoding signal peptidase II translates to MNNRVLGGLCAIAAFGFDQGTKALALNTPALEHGVEVLPFLNLVRVLNDGVSFGMLGGVVPWWGLVALAAVVVAWLLIWLWKAPDGLTGAALGLIIGGALGNILDRLRYQAVPDFLDFHYGSYHWPSFNLADVAIFCGAALLFWDSFRTSKVRPENREQDNRKGDVTGG
- a CDS encoding cytochrome P450, translated to MSSMPSATGFDSTLALLRNPYGFIRQTCRHLDADLFETRILLHKTICMTGAAAAEAFYREEQLIREGSMPSRIQKTLLGEGGVQGLDDATHQHRKKMFMSMMGTEHIAALQGMSLHMLDNFAPDWEARNEVVFYDEVREMLTRAVCAWCGVPIPEAEVATRTAQLTSLFQDAGAIGPKHWAARLARHRLEKWAARMIQQVRDGELQPTQESALHFIATWRDLDGELLNPRVAAVELLNVLRPTVAVSVFIVQTAHALYRYPEWQEKLRNDEGLLEPFVQEVRRLYPFFPAVAARVKSTFEWQGYRFPKGHRVLLDLYGTNTDRRSWDAPLEFRPERFRGRAENPYDFIPQGGGNHYTNHRCPGEWIAISQMKAFCRYLVNDIDYDVPDQDLELDPGELPSLPQNRFIMRNVRRRQ
- a CDS encoding cation transporter; this encodes MANTESTGSTADTSTVRYRVSGMDCAKDAAQIERAAQSAGVAPDAVKVSAATHIMTLKVPEASLPEIEKAVETTGYGFDRSESDEDLQQSAAHQDPGYRRALWIVVILNVGYGVLEMIGGFIAGSQAVKADALDFIGDGAITFLGLLAIGWSLLWRARSALIQGIFLALLGLGVFGTTIMRAFEPTTPDATLMGLLGLIALVINVISVLPLLHYRKGDANMRAVWLFSRNDAIGNAAVVVAAGLVVWLGSAWPDLIVAFGIAGLFLHSSWSIIRDARSDLKAAA
- a CDS encoding TRAP transporter large permease subunit — protein: MVNEVLTVAMLVVMAIGVFSGFPVALVLAGTGFLGFVAAVWVGITDFQHLGLIYLRARGVLTNESVQFTSVPMLIFLGLILNASGIAETMFRLLGRLLTGVPGRYAIATLLIGLVLAPAAGVIGASVITVALVAYAPMMASGYAPRTAGGAVAASGALGVVFPPAVMLFFISNVFYLRIGLMYVALIVPVLLMVMAFAVYFAVTLRKTVEIPLDTPKTNLVSDLLFVLASVAVIASISLSIILGFATLTEAAGVGVFGALLVALARKRLSFSSLNSVTVQTSTMTSMVFFIVLGASVFSLSFHLVGGPDVIFEWISAFDLTRWELLAILLGVIIILGFVFDWIEVLLVFVPVLMPIISDLDFADHVGSAYFAQIWIAGLIALALQTSFLTPPFGYALFFAKMAAPKVSTYPISIAERYLLLPLRSY
- a CDS encoding ArsR/SmtB family transcription factor; the encoded protein is MMQVFADRNAAAAGIERRAKLFRGLADPSRLAILGVLCEGPLVVHEIVKRTGLSQPNVSNHLRCLLDCGLVASDRDGRFIRYRISSPRIAALLNDVDALLDVVAEGVGACDNYREA